In one window of Streptomyces sp. NBC_01224 DNA:
- a CDS encoding TetR/AcrR family transcriptional regulator has translation MESAPPPSSGERRRDAAATRRRLLEAARDLFAERGYEGTTVRSIAERAGANQALLFRYFGSKQGLLAEVLAQGGLEQLRATPPEELFETALRSMLTRSAVGGAGDRSLEVYLRSIGRGDEAAGTLRELGEEYQSALAGLSGTEDGALRADLAMAWLLGIGLMRTVVAREPLAGADPDDVCHLVLGTLRHLWSAPAE, from the coding sequence ATGGAGTCCGCCCCGCCACCGTCGTCCGGAGAGCGCCGTCGCGACGCCGCGGCCACGCGTCGCCGACTGCTGGAAGCGGCTCGTGACCTGTTCGCGGAACGTGGCTACGAAGGGACGACGGTCCGCAGCATCGCGGAGCGGGCCGGGGCCAACCAGGCACTCCTGTTCCGGTACTTCGGGTCCAAACAGGGGCTGCTCGCGGAGGTTCTCGCGCAGGGCGGACTTGAGCAGTTGCGCGCGACACCACCCGAAGAGCTCTTCGAGACCGCCCTGCGCTCGATGCTGACCCGCAGCGCGGTCGGCGGCGCGGGGGATCGCTCCCTGGAGGTCTATCTGCGTTCCATCGGGCGGGGCGACGAGGCGGCCGGAACCCTGCGGGAGCTGGGCGAGGAGTATCAGAGTGCGCTGGCCGGGCTCTCCGGCACCGAGGACGGTGCCCTGCGTGCGGATCTGGCCATGGCGTGGCTTCTGGGCATCGGCCTGATGCGGACGGTCGTCGCGCGCGAGCCGCTGGCCGGGGCCGATCCGGACGACGTGTGCCATCTCGTACTGGGCACGCTCAGGCACCTCTGGTCGGCTCCGGCGGAGTAG
- a CDS encoding cytochrome P450 — protein MTTADITPLAYPFNTPDGLQLADEYERVRDRPGLLRVQMEYGEPAWLVTRYADARLVLGDPRFSRAAGASHDEPRQSEGRRDSGILSMDPPDHTRLRSLVAKAFTVRQIEKLRPQVRELTAGLLDDMEAAGPPADLVDLFALPLPVAVICRMLGVPTEDRPRFRVWSDAALSTSSLTAAEFDASRDELRAYMAELIDQHRKSPQDDLMTALIEARDGGDRLSELELVDLCVGILVAGHETTASQIPNFVLTLLDHPDQLARLRAEPELIPNAVEELLRFVPLGSGAGQPRYATEDIEVGGTLVRAGSPVLVAMGAANRDALRFAAPGVLDIAREGNQHLGFGHGVHHCLGAPLARLELQEALIALITRFPGLQLAGDVTWKSEMLVRGPRVMPVGW, from the coding sequence GTGACGACAGCAGACATCACCCCCCTCGCCTACCCCTTCAACACCCCCGACGGGCTCCAGCTCGCCGACGAGTACGAGCGCGTACGCGACCGGCCGGGCCTCTTACGGGTCCAGATGGAATACGGCGAACCGGCCTGGCTCGTCACCCGCTACGCCGACGCCCGGCTCGTCCTGGGCGACCCGCGCTTCAGCCGGGCCGCGGGCGCCTCGCACGACGAGCCCCGGCAGTCCGAGGGCCGGCGCGACAGCGGCATCCTCAGCATGGATCCGCCCGACCACACTCGGCTGCGCTCCCTGGTCGCCAAGGCTTTTACCGTCCGCCAGATCGAGAAATTGCGGCCCCAGGTCCGGGAGCTGACCGCCGGCCTCCTCGACGACATGGAGGCGGCCGGACCGCCCGCGGACCTGGTCGACCTGTTCGCGCTGCCGCTGCCGGTCGCAGTGATCTGCCGAATGCTGGGCGTACCCACTGAGGACCGTCCACGATTTCGGGTGTGGAGCGACGCCGCTCTGTCGACCAGCTCCCTCACGGCCGCGGAGTTCGACGCCAGCCGCGATGAACTGCGCGCCTACATGGCCGAGTTGATCGACCAGCACCGGAAGTCGCCGCAGGACGACCTGATGACGGCACTCATCGAGGCCCGCGACGGCGGCGACCGGCTCTCCGAACTCGAACTCGTCGATCTGTGTGTGGGCATCCTGGTGGCAGGACACGAGACCACCGCGTCCCAGATCCCCAACTTCGTCCTCACGCTGCTGGACCACCCGGATCAGCTGGCCAGGCTCAGGGCCGAGCCCGAACTCATCCCGAACGCGGTGGAGGAACTACTGCGATTCGTACCGTTGGGGAGCGGCGCCGGCCAACCCCGGTACGCCACCGAGGACATCGAGGTCGGCGGCACCCTCGTCCGGGCGGGCAGTCCGGTCCTGGTCGCCATGGGCGCCGCCAACCGCGACGCGCTGCGGTTCGCCGCCCCGGGCGTGCTCGACATCGCCCGCGAGGGCAACCAGCACCTCGGATTCGGCCACGGCGTCCACCACTGCCTGGGCGCCCCACTGGCCCGGCTGGAACTTCAGGAGGCACTGATCGCGCTCATCACCCGCTTCCCGGGGCTGCAACTGGCCGGCGATGTGACGTGGAAGTCCGAGATGCTGGTACGCGGCCCGCGTGTCATGCCGGTCGGGTGGTGA